The Chryseolinea soli genome contains a region encoding:
- a CDS encoding efflux RND transporter periplasmic adaptor subunit — translation MKATIYTRFAVILTAAILAACSAASPDDKKAELAKLKQQQADITKQIQKLEGEIAKANPDSVKVRAKEVNVTELAPRKFDYFVQTQGRVEAEDNIQVSSKAAGVITAVYVQEGDAVSKGQTLAQIDNSVILRNIEAMKAQLELATTVYQRQKNLWDQKIGTEVQYLQTKTTKENLERTVASLEEQNSQTRVTAPFSGTVDEIAAKVGQNIAPGMPAARIVNTSNLKLKAAVSEAYVTNIKKGNKVTVSIAELGKDISATVTFVGKTIDPLSRSFPVEVKLPAEANLRPNMTGVVRVIFHTEPAAIVVPVNVVQSINNEKIVFISETDGKQTVARRKVVKVDGVYDNQAQVQGLKAGEKIVSFGYQGLDDGQVIKTN, via the coding sequence ATGAAAGCCACGATATATACACGTTTTGCCGTCATCCTGACTGCCGCAATCTTAGCGGCCTGCAGCGCTGCTTCGCCCGACGATAAGAAGGCGGAACTGGCGAAGCTGAAACAACAGCAGGCAGATATTACCAAACAGATACAGAAACTTGAGGGGGAGATCGCCAAGGCCAACCCCGATTCTGTGAAAGTGAGAGCCAAAGAAGTGAATGTCACCGAGCTGGCGCCGCGCAAATTCGATTACTTTGTGCAAACACAAGGTCGCGTGGAGGCGGAAGACAACATCCAGGTGAGCTCTAAGGCCGCTGGCGTAATCACTGCCGTATATGTGCAAGAAGGCGACGCTGTTTCCAAAGGGCAGACGTTGGCGCAGATCGATAACTCGGTTATCCTACGCAACATTGAAGCTATGAAGGCGCAGTTGGAATTGGCAACCACGGTATACCAACGCCAAAAAAATCTTTGGGATCAGAAGATCGGAACGGAAGTACAATACTTGCAGACCAAGACCACCAAAGAAAATCTCGAAAGAACAGTAGCTTCACTGGAAGAACAAAACAGCCAGACCCGCGTCACCGCCCCTTTCAGTGGCACGGTGGATGAAATAGCGGCTAAGGTTGGGCAAAACATTGCGCCCGGTATGCCTGCTGCGCGCATCGTGAACACGTCCAATCTGAAGTTGAAAGCCGCCGTTTCGGAGGCGTATGTGACCAACATCAAGAAAGGTAACAAAGTGACGGTAAGCATTGCCGAATTGGGCAAAGATATCTCGGCTACGGTAACGTTCGTAGGAAAAACGATCGATCCCCTTTCGCGGTCTTTCCCCGTGGAAGTGAAATTGCCGGCGGAAGCTAACCTTCGCCCTAACATGACCGGCGTTGTGAGAGTGATCTTCCATACAGAGCCCGCGGCGATCGTTGTACCGGTAAACGTGGTGCAATCCATCAACAACGAGAAAATCGTATTCATATCCGAAACCGACGGCAAGCAAACCGTAGCTCGCAGGAAAGTGGTAAAGGTCGACGGCGTGTACGACAACCAGGCGCAAGTTCAAGGTCTTAAGGCCGGCGAGAAGATTGTTTCTTTCGGTTATCAGGGTCTGGACGACGGACAAGTGATTAAAACCAACTAG
- a CDS encoding TolC family protein, which yields MKPLYYLLVFSLVVPLWVEAQTQQDEKSVFTLDEAISYALTNQVAVKNARIDAQISESKVRETTGIGLPQINGSVALQHNPKLPRFYSRYTEGQPSIIDLSSIPGIKSGDVVAFQNVFQLPSNGTAGVTINQLLFSRSYLVGLKAADTYKDLAYKTEEQTQIQVVEMVTKAYYAVLVNNERITLFDNNIARVDTLLRNTAALNKNGFAESIDVDRIQVTLNNLKTERLNFLNSQSLSLGLLKFQMNYPMEKELTVVGDLKDLTVNANLFNEYQEGWDYKNRIEYKLLDTQRKLQELDIKNKYSTSLPSLSGYLNAGYGTQSPTIGGLFKTESKIASTSEFGPDKWYPYMAYGITLNIPLFSGLQRTYQIQQSKLALLKLQNNYSSLKQSIDLSIEQNTVTFKNSVETLKSQQENMGLADRVARVTKIKYEQGVGSNIEVTDAENSLKQAQINYYNALYDAIVSKIDLDKAYAKIDPSKYATAQPAK from the coding sequence ATGAAACCCCTTTATTATCTTTTAGTATTCAGTTTAGTTGTGCCCTTGTGGGTGGAAGCCCAGACGCAGCAGGACGAAAAAAGCGTCTTCACATTGGACGAAGCCATTTCGTATGCACTGACCAATCAAGTGGCCGTGAAGAATGCACGCATCGATGCCCAGATATCGGAATCCAAAGTAAGGGAAACTACCGGAATCGGGTTGCCGCAAATCAATGGTAGCGTGGCCCTTCAGCATAACCCGAAACTGCCTCGTTTTTACAGCAGATACACGGAAGGCCAACCGAGCATTATCGACCTGAGTTCGATCCCGGGCATCAAGTCCGGTGATGTGGTGGCTTTTCAAAACGTTTTTCAATTGCCCAGTAACGGCACCGCGGGCGTTACGATCAATCAATTGCTTTTCAGCAGATCGTACCTGGTAGGCTTGAAGGCAGCCGACACCTATAAAGACCTCGCCTATAAGACCGAGGAGCAAACCCAGATCCAGGTGGTTGAAATGGTGACAAAAGCGTACTATGCGGTGCTGGTGAACAACGAACGCATTACGTTGTTCGACAACAACATTGCGCGTGTCGACACCCTGTTGAGAAATACCGCAGCGTTGAACAAAAATGGTTTTGCCGAATCCATCGACGTGGATCGGATCCAGGTGACCCTGAACAATCTCAAAACGGAGCGGTTAAATTTTTTGAACTCGCAGAGCCTGAGCTTGGGGCTGTTGAAATTCCAAATGAACTATCCGATGGAGAAAGAACTGACCGTCGTGGGTGACCTGAAAGACCTGACGGTGAACGCAAATCTCTTCAACGAATACCAGGAAGGATGGGATTACAAAAATCGCATCGAATACAAATTGCTCGATACACAACGCAAGTTGCAGGAGCTGGACATCAAGAATAAGTATTCTACGTCCCTGCCCAGCCTGTCGGGCTACCTGAACGCGGGCTATGGCACACAGTCGCCTACCATTGGTGGCTTGTTTAAGACCGAATCGAAGATCGCCTCCACGTCTGAGTTCGGTCCCGACAAATGGTATCCGTACATGGCCTACGGTATCACGCTCAACATTCCATTGTTCAGTGGCTTGCAGCGTACCTACCAGATCCAACAATCCAAACTGGCCTTGCTGAAGCTCCAAAACAATTACAGCTCATTGAAGCAAAGCATCGACTTGAGCATCGAACAGAATACCGTCACCTTTAAGAACTCCGTGGAGACCTTGAAATCGCAACAAGAAAACATGGGGCTGGCCGACAGGGTAGCCAGGGTAACCAAGATTAAGTACGAGCAAGGTGTAGGATCGAATATCGAAGTGACTGATGCCGAGAACAGCTTGAAGCAGGCGCAGATCAATTATTACAACGCCTTGTATGATGCGATCGTTTCCAAGATCGACCTCGATAAAGCGTATGCGAAGATCGATCCTTCAAAATATGCAACAGCCCAACCCGCTAAATAA
- a CDS encoding TetR/AcrR family transcriptional regulator translates to MEEQDIKRKILKGAEGLFMRYGVRSISMDDIARHLTVSKKTLYQHFADKEDMVTMVCQMHLKEGQKEFDEIRVSAENAIDELAKLSICLKRNMEEINPSLLFDLQKYHPRAWAIWQEFKKSCIYDSVKANLDQGIAEGYYRPELNTEVLSIVRMATVEIVFDDHTFPQQQFKLADVQMEIFDHFVHGLVTEKGRKLYQKYKEKKAIEVTPVNQR, encoded by the coding sequence ATGGAAGAACAAGACATCAAACGCAAGATTTTAAAAGGGGCAGAAGGCCTCTTCATGCGATACGGCGTGCGCAGCATCTCTATGGATGACATCGCCCGCCACCTCACCGTCTCCAAGAAAACCCTCTACCAGCACTTTGCCGATAAGGAAGACATGGTCACCATGGTGTGCCAAATGCACCTCAAGGAAGGCCAGAAAGAATTCGACGAGATCCGGGTGAGCGCCGAAAACGCCATCGACGAACTGGCCAAGCTTTCGATTTGTCTGAAACGCAACATGGAGGAGATCAATCCCTCGCTGTTGTTCGATCTTCAGAAATACCACCCGCGGGCCTGGGCCATCTGGCAGGAGTTTAAAAAGAGCTGCATCTACGACTCCGTGAAAGCCAACCTGGACCAGGGCATCGCCGAAGGATATTACCGGCCGGAACTCAACACCGAGGTCCTGAGCATTGTTAGAATGGCTACGGTAGAGATCGTTTTTGATGATCATACATTCCCCCAGCAACAATTCAAGCTGGCAGACGTGCAAATGGAAATCTTCGATCACTTTGTACACGGCCTCGTTACCGAAAAAGGACGGAAGCTCTATCAGAAGTACAAAGAAAAGAAGGCTATAGAAGTAACCCCAGTAAACCAACGATAA
- a CDS encoding RNA polymerase sigma factor: MEAMDLAMQMKEQTFLREKDKLLGFIRNRVSSVEEAEDILQDVFYQFVAGYDTIESLDRVTSWLFSVARNKIIDRYRRDAARPKRADLEMYAGTDDDAPLTLQDILPDLGNSPEDAYLRDVIWDAIMEALDDLPAEQREIFILNEIEERSFREISEETGVSINTLLSRKRYAILALRKKLQRLYKDI, translated from the coding sequence ATGGAAGCGATGGACTTGGCCATGCAAATGAAAGAGCAAACATTTCTCCGTGAGAAGGACAAGTTGCTGGGATTTATCCGCAACCGGGTTTCTTCCGTGGAGGAGGCGGAAGACATTCTGCAGGATGTATTCTATCAGTTCGTAGCCGGCTACGATACGATAGAGTCCCTGGACCGTGTCACTTCCTGGCTATTTTCGGTGGCCCGAAACAAGATCATCGACCGCTATCGCCGCGATGCCGCCCGTCCAAAACGCGCGGACCTCGAGATGTATGCAGGGACGGACGACGATGCACCGCTGACATTACAGGACATTTTGCCCGATTTGGGGAACTCTCCCGAAGACGCCTATTTACGTGATGTGATCTGGGACGCCATTATGGAGGCCCTGGATGATTTGCCCGCCGAACAGCGCGAGATCTTTATACTCAATGAGATTGAAGAGCGCAGTTTCCGGGAAATATCCGAGGAAACGGGCGTTTCGATCAACACATTATTGTCGAGGAAACGCTATGCGATCCTCGCTTTGCGAAAAAAATTACAACGACTGTATAAAGACATTTAA
- a CDS encoding ATP-binding protein: MKRKILAGFLLAFVAILLALGITHFGFRDMLDTVNELSAPNRKLDALNDIFQEITALDQLQRAEAIRNPHKPYKAFLKQSKSLGNKIDSLGLLKWDTAQHDRLITIKQILQKRNSLFFSYLKLKSEVADNRRLSIRLDTLSTILQHEKILVDTSVVTTEKKTITTYTRDSVAAQKERSGLGKLFSKKKTPPPATTHVKVQEELSVTVDTLSVSRQNKALEEVEKIVTDLEKDQRAENKKLLQQELELIHANSLLINKLLSILHDVENEELAQMHEKNDHAIALVTKSISNIGFLLGAFFLGAALLVYLIWVDIGRSNYYKEQLEKAKDEAEELSQIKQRFLANMSHEIRTPLQSIIGFAEQLKHRGQTREAIDAIHSSSEHLLHIVDEVLDYSRISSGNFTLEQEPFDLLALVHEVESALRIQADRKALALVLDVEHARDFQLLGDGFRLRQILYNLIGNAIKFTAKGSVKLAVTTLEQEEDAYIRCIFEITDTGIGIRPEDLEKIFNQFEQASALIARHYGGTGLGLTIVKSLVEAQGGSLEVESVPEKGSTFRAAIPFARATAGAPRHAVQKKQPRSAFTGKVLVVDDDVMILRLCSLILQKNEVNFTTYGEAQDLINQQPDAAVSHILMDIRMPNINGVELCHVLRKRYPPQTRFVALTAHVFPQERQQLLDEGFDVVLSKPFREHELLDVLGIDADTTDTLDPNLSMLRLMTLGDEALFQSVLQQFIEETKRDVESLDRELKHMRAEPIREIVHKLAGRIGQMGSSELSVTLRDIETQLADGVALQDVLQPLLDAKDGVEGLLMSIQVNVVS, translated from the coding sequence GTGAAACGGAAAATCCTTGCGGGGTTTCTCCTGGCCTTTGTCGCCATTTTGCTGGCCTTGGGCATTACCCATTTTGGGTTTCGCGATATGTTGGATACGGTGAACGAACTTTCGGCGCCGAACCGGAAGCTGGACGCCTTGAATGATATTTTTCAAGAGATCACGGCCCTGGACCAACTCCAGCGTGCAGAGGCCATCCGAAATCCTCATAAGCCCTACAAAGCGTTTCTTAAACAATCCAAGTCTCTCGGAAACAAGATCGACTCCCTGGGACTGCTCAAGTGGGATACCGCGCAACACGACCGGCTGATCACCATCAAGCAGATCCTGCAAAAAAGGAATTCACTGTTCTTTTCTTATTTGAAACTAAAATCCGAGGTGGCCGACAACCGCCGCCTCTCCATACGGCTCGACACCCTTTCCACCATCCTGCAACACGAAAAGATCCTGGTCGATACTAGTGTGGTGACAACGGAAAAGAAAACGATCACCACCTACACCCGCGATTCGGTTGCCGCTCAAAAAGAACGGTCGGGCCTGGGCAAGCTCTTCAGTAAAAAGAAAACCCCTCCCCCGGCCACCACACACGTCAAGGTACAGGAAGAGCTTAGCGTGACCGTTGACACGCTTTCCGTGTCGCGTCAAAACAAAGCGCTCGAAGAAGTGGAGAAGATCGTGACGGACCTCGAGAAAGATCAGCGCGCTGAGAACAAAAAATTGTTACAGCAGGAATTGGAGCTCATCCACGCCAATAGTTTGCTCATCAATAAACTGCTCAGCATCCTCCACGATGTGGAGAACGAAGAATTGGCGCAGATGCACGAAAAGAACGACCACGCCATTGCCCTGGTAACAAAAAGTATTTCCAACATCGGGTTCCTGCTGGGCGCTTTCTTCCTGGGCGCCGCGCTGCTGGTGTACCTGATCTGGGTCGATATCGGCCGCAGCAATTACTATAAAGAGCAGCTCGAGAAAGCAAAAGATGAAGCGGAAGAATTGAGCCAGATCAAGCAGCGCTTCCTGGCCAACATGAGCCACGAAATTCGCACGCCGCTGCAATCCATCATCGGGTTTGCCGAACAATTGAAACACCGCGGACAAACCCGCGAAGCCATCGACGCCATCCACAGCTCTTCCGAACACCTGCTCCACATCGTAGACGAAGTGCTGGACTATAGCCGCATCTCCAGCGGAAACTTCACCTTGGAACAAGAACCGTTCGACCTTCTTGCCCTGGTACACGAAGTAGAATCTGCACTGCGCATCCAGGCCGACCGCAAGGCCCTCGCCCTCGTGCTCGACGTTGAACACGCCCGCGATTTTCAATTGCTGGGCGATGGCTTCCGGCTGCGCCAAATTCTTTATAACCTCATCGGCAACGCCATCAAATTCACCGCCAAAGGGTCGGTGAAACTCGCAGTGACAACCTTGGAGCAGGAGGAAGACGCATACATACGCTGCATTTTCGAGATCACCGATACCGGTATCGGCATACGCCCCGAGGACCTGGAGAAGATCTTTAATCAATTCGAACAAGCCAGCGCCCTGATCGCGCGTCACTACGGCGGCACGGGATTGGGATTGACCATTGTGAAATCATTGGTCGAAGCACAGGGCGGGTCGCTTGAGGTGGAGAGCGTGCCGGAGAAAGGCTCAACGTTCCGGGCAGCCATTCCGTTCGCCCGCGCCACTGCCGGCGCACCCCGGCATGCTGTCCAGAAAAAACAGCCGAGGAGCGCCTTCACGGGAAAAGTGCTGGTCGTCGACGACGATGTGATGATCCTGCGGCTGTGCAGCCTCATCCTTCAAAAGAACGAAGTAAACTTCACCACCTATGGCGAAGCGCAAGATCTGATCAACCAACAACCTGATGCCGCCGTGTCGCATATCCTGATGGACATTCGCATGCCCAACATCAATGGTGTTGAACTTTGTCACGTGCTCCGGAAAAGATACCCTCCTCAAACACGCTTTGTCGCGCTCACGGCCCACGTCTTTCCGCAGGAGCGTCAGCAACTGTTGGACGAAGGCTTCGACGTCGTCCTGTCAAAACCCTTCCGCGAACACGAACTGCTGGACGTGTTGGGCATCGACGCCGACACTACCGATACGTTGGATCCTAATCTCTCCATGTTGAGACTCATGACCCTGGGGGATGAGGCCTTGTTCCAATCGGTGTTGCAGCAATTTATCGAAGAAACGAAACGCGATGTGGAGAGCCTGGACCGGGAGTTGAAGCATATGCGCGCCGAGCCCATCCGTGAGATCGTGCATAAGCTGGCAGGACGCATTGGGCAGATGGGGTCTTCCGAGCTATCGGTGACGCTACGGGATATTGAAACGCAATTGGCGGATGGTGTGGCGCTGCAGGATGTGTTGCAGCCGTTGTTGGATGCGAAGGATGGTGTGGAGGGGTTGTTGATGAGTATTCAGGTGAATGTGGTGTCGTAA
- a CDS encoding sigma-54-dependent transcriptional regulator: protein MGAILVIEDDLTFSRILEGFLTKQGFSVTVCHKGHDGLQTLKTKAFDLVLLDYRLPDTTGMDVLTEIKKHSPHTQVIIMTSFSDIRTAVKAMKMGAYEYITKPVNPDELLMMLQQALKKENAPTPSVTAQPKSTALKQFVEGTSPEAKRLYEYIRLVAPTDMSVIIEGESGTGKENVAQTIHRLSARSKAPFIAVDCGALSKELAASELFGHTKGSFTGAVQDKVGQFVDAHKGTLFLDEVGNLSYEVQVKLLRAIQERIIQPIGSNKEVKIDVRIITATNDDLAESVKKGLFREDLYHRLNEFKLKVPAVRHREEDLDEFLDFFRELANAELDRHVTGFNKEVTDIFRTYEWPGNLREMKNVVKRAVLLTNEGLITAAALPVEMLETIRNPQPKPNNDTPVYDLKALQESQEKEMIMKTLKEVRYNKSKAARILNIDRKTLYLKIEKYGIE, encoded by the coding sequence ATGGGCGCGATTCTCGTAATAGAAGATGACTTGACCTTTTCCAGGATACTGGAAGGATTTCTCACCAAGCAAGGTTTTTCCGTCACCGTTTGTCATAAGGGTCATGACGGCCTGCAGACGTTGAAAACCAAAGCATTCGACCTCGTTTTGCTGGACTACCGCCTGCCCGACACCACGGGTATGGATGTGCTCACCGAGATCAAAAAGCATTCACCCCACACCCAGGTCATTATTATGACCAGCTTTTCCGACATCCGCACGGCAGTCAAGGCTATGAAGATGGGCGCCTATGAGTACATCACCAAGCCCGTCAACCCCGACGAATTGCTGATGATGCTCCAGCAGGCCCTAAAAAAAGAAAACGCCCCGACACCCTCGGTCACGGCCCAACCCAAATCGACTGCCCTAAAGCAATTTGTGGAGGGCACCAGTCCCGAAGCCAAGCGGCTATATGAATACATACGCCTTGTGGCGCCAACCGACATGTCGGTGATCATAGAAGGGGAGAGTGGCACGGGAAAAGAGAACGTGGCCCAAACCATACACCGCCTCAGCGCCCGCTCCAAAGCGCCATTTATTGCCGTCGACTGCGGTGCCCTTTCCAAAGAGCTTGCCGCCAGCGAACTGTTTGGCCATACGAAGGGCTCATTCACCGGCGCTGTCCAGGATAAGGTTGGTCAATTTGTGGACGCCCACAAGGGCACCCTCTTCCTCGACGAGGTGGGTAATCTTTCTTACGAAGTGCAGGTAAAACTATTGCGTGCCATCCAGGAACGCATCATCCAGCCCATCGGCAGCAACAAGGAAGTGAAAATCGACGTGCGCATCATCACCGCCACCAACGACGACCTGGCCGAAAGCGTGAAGAAGGGATTGTTTCGAGAAGACCTCTATCACCGCCTGAACGAGTTCAAGCTAAAAGTGCCCGCCGTCCGCCACCGCGAAGAGGACCTCGATGAGTTTCTGGACTTTTTCCGTGAATTGGCCAATGCCGAACTCGACCGCCATGTCACCGGCTTCAACAAAGAAGTGACCGACATTTTCCGCACCTACGAATGGCCCGGCAACCTCCGTGAAATGAAAAACGTGGTAAAACGCGCCGTCCTCCTCACCAACGAAGGCCTCATCACCGCCGCCGCCCTCCCGGTAGAAATGCTCGAAACCATCCGCAACCCCCAGCCTAAACCCAACAACGACACCCCGGTCTATGATCTGAAGGCCTTACAAGAATCGCAGGAAAAAGAAATGATCATGAAGACATTGAAAGAAGTGCGCTACAACAAATCCAAGGCCGCCCGCATCCTCAACATTGACCGGAAGACTTTATATTTAAAGATCGAAAAATACGGCATCGAATAA
- a CDS encoding DUF6249 domain-containing protein, whose product MEVAVIGVFIPIVATIGAFIMVIYLRKYANEERMAMIEKGMDPNAIAPRRSNTSGPLRASLLLIGAGLGLLMGYWLDSTFYMEEVAYFSMLFIFGGLGLGGSYLIEENKAKKEQGR is encoded by the coding sequence ATGGAAGTCGCAGTAATCGGGGTATTCATTCCCATCGTCGCTACCATCGGGGCATTTATCATGGTCATTTATCTCCGTAAATACGCCAATGAAGAGCGCATGGCCATGATCGAAAAAGGCATGGACCCGAATGCCATCGCCCCCAGGAGGAGTAACACGTCCGGGCCTTTGCGCGCATCGCTCCTGTTGATCGGGGCAGGTTTGGGGTTGTTGATGGGATATTGGCTCGACAGTACCTTCTATATGGAGGAGGTGGCCTACTTTTCCATGCTGTTCATCTTCGGAGGCCTGGGTTTGGGTGGATCATACCTCATCGAAGAGAATAAAGCGAAAAAAGAACAAGGTCGTTGA
- a CDS encoding RNA polymerase sigma factor: MTIPAEHTIIDRILAGEPSVYAELVNKHKSYAFTIANKILQNRAEAEEAAQDAFIKAYHHLSTFNREAKFSTWLYRIVFNTAISYKRKSRHTFQSIENTVLEYSPDGEGTLERTDKRKYLALAMARLNEADRTALTLFYLDEFSLEEIAEITGMQANTAKVRIHRARLRLADELKLILKQEALTL; encoded by the coding sequence ATGACCATCCCCGCGGAGCATACCATTATCGACAGGATCCTGGCCGGTGAGCCCTCCGTGTATGCGGAGCTGGTGAACAAGCATAAAAGCTATGCGTTCACGATTGCCAACAAGATCCTGCAAAATCGCGCCGAGGCCGAGGAAGCCGCGCAGGATGCTTTTATAAAAGCCTATCATCATTTGTCGACCTTTAACCGGGAGGCAAAGTTTTCCACGTGGCTGTACCGTATTGTGTTCAACACGGCCATCAGTTATAAACGCAAAAGCCGCCACACGTTCCAGTCCATCGAAAATACGGTGCTGGAATATTCTCCCGACGGGGAGGGCACGCTGGAGCGGACCGACAAGCGGAAATACCTGGCGCTGGCAATGGCCCGCCTCAACGAAGCGGACCGCACGGCCCTGACCTTGTTCTATCTCGACGAATTTTCGCTGGAAGAGATCGCCGAGATCACAGGCATGCAGGCTAACACGGCCAAGGTGCGCATCCATCGCGCCCGGCTCCGGCTGGCCGATGAGTTAAAATTGATCTTAAAACAGGAAGCGTTAACTTTGTAA
- a CDS encoding anti-sigma factor family protein — translation MKKIPQALEEMLFDYLDGTLNAADKQRLETELSQNRELKARLDELQNVERWLSKIPLEEMPSRNFTQQVMGKLDQYPRSSTLTYRNGIFLLIGILVAVGLATILVSSGVFDSVQTTINLNQELPQKYIQKSLPPIALSGKLIVNIIILLNLGLAWLVLDRAILKPLFQRRMHAGH, via the coding sequence ATGAAAAAGATACCCCAGGCCCTCGAAGAAATGCTTTTCGACTATCTGGACGGCACCCTCAACGCCGCCGACAAGCAACGTCTGGAGACGGAACTCAGCCAGAACCGCGAGCTGAAAGCCCGCCTGGATGAATTGCAAAATGTTGAACGGTGGCTTTCCAAAATTCCACTGGAAGAGATGCCCTCTCGCAATTTTACCCAACAGGTCATGGGCAAGCTGGATCAATATCCCCGGTCCTCCACCCTCACCTACCGCAATGGCATCTTTCTGCTGATCGGTATCCTGGTGGCTGTCGGACTGGCCACGATCCTGGTCTCCTCCGGGGTCTTCGACAGTGTTCAGACCACCATCAACTTAAACCAGGAATTGCCCCAGAAATATATTCAAAAGAGCCTGCCACCCATTGCCCTGAGTGGAAAGTTGATCGTCAACATCATCATCCTGCTGAACCTGGGGCTGGCCTGGCTGGTACTGGACCGCGCCATCTTGAAGCCCCTCTTTCAACGCCGCATGCACGCCGGCCACTAG
- a CDS encoding sugar porter family MFS transporter: MNTPATAFRNALVAALGGFLFGFDTAVISGVEKSIQTLWSLDSFWHGFTVAAALMGTVIGALIAGRPAEKYGRKKVLQAIGLLYLVTSLVTALTPAWSLFVVFRFLGGIGVGASSVVGPMYIAEISPAHARGKLVGLFQFMVVSGILIAFVSNFLLFGVGEEAWRWMLGVQAIPALLYFVLVFFVPESPRWLVKEGRPDEALKVFVSIGEPRPAEAVEKIKASLHLETGGRRESVFNGQYNKPILYAVVLAMFNQLSGINAIMYYAPRIFEMTGLAKDTALLQAVSIGVTNMIFTLLAISVIDKFGRRTLLIIGSVGMVISLGLVTHAFYTKQYGGYAVMLYLVGFIAFFAFSQGAVIWVFISEIFPNKVRSQGQTLGSSTHWIMAAIISWTFPVLAESSEMGGFISFLIFTIMMLLHGFFAWKVLPETKGKSLEGIQESLGIH; this comes from the coding sequence ATGAACACTCCCGCAACCGCCTTCCGCAATGCCCTCGTAGCCGCCCTCGGTGGCTTTCTTTTTGGATTTGACACGGCCGTGATCTCCGGTGTGGAAAAGTCCATCCAAACCCTTTGGTCCCTGGATAGTTTCTGGCACGGCTTCACAGTGGCCGCGGCGCTTATGGGCACCGTGATCGGCGCGCTGATCGCCGGAAGACCCGCCGAAAAATACGGCCGCAAAAAAGTGTTGCAGGCCATTGGGTTGCTCTACCTGGTCACGTCGCTCGTCACAGCGCTGACGCCGGCATGGTCCCTGTTCGTTGTGTTTCGGTTCCTGGGCGGGATTGGGGTGGGCGCCTCGTCGGTAGTGGGGCCGATGTATATCGCGGAGATCTCGCCTGCACACGCACGCGGCAAGTTGGTAGGTTTGTTTCAATTCATGGTCGTGAGCGGCATCCTCATCGCCTTTGTGTCCAACTTCCTCTTATTCGGCGTGGGCGAAGAGGCCTGGCGATGGATGCTGGGTGTGCAAGCCATACCCGCACTCCTGTATTTTGTGCTGGTTTTCTTCGTACCCGAAAGCCCGCGCTGGCTGGTCAAAGAAGGCCGACCCGATGAAGCGCTGAAAGTATTCGTCAGCATCGGCGAGCCGCGGCCTGCCGAAGCCGTTGAAAAGATCAAGGCGTCGCTGCATTTGGAAACCGGTGGCAGACGGGAGAGCGTTTTCAACGGTCAGTACAACAAACCCATTTTGTATGCCGTGGTGCTGGCCATGTTCAATCAACTGTCGGGCATCAATGCCATCATGTATTACGCACCCCGCATCTTCGAAATGACGGGGCTGGCCAAAGACACGGCTTTATTGCAAGCGGTGTCGATCGGCGTCACCAACATGATCTTTACCTTGCTCGCCATTTCCGTGATCGATAAATTTGGAAGACGCACGTTGTTGATCATCGGCTCGGTGGGCATGGTCATCTCGCTCGGTTTGGTGACCCATGCTTTTTATACAAAACAATACGGCGGCTATGCCGTGATGTTGTACCTGGTGGGCTTCATCGCCTTCTTCGCATTCTCGCAAGGCGCTGTGATCTGGGTATTCATCTCCGAGATCTTTCCCAACAAGGTGCGATCGCAAGGACAGACGCTGGGCAGTTCCACGCACTGGATCATGGCGGCAATTATTTCGTGGACCTTTCCCGTGCTGGCTGAGTCGTCGGAGATGGGTGGATTCATTTCATTTCTCATCTTCACGATCATGATGTTGCTGCACGGGTTCTTTGCGTGGAAAGTGCTGCCGGAGACGAAGGGGAAATCGCTGGAGGGAATACAGGAATCGTTGGGAATTCATTGA